A single window of Aquila chrysaetos chrysaetos chromosome W unlocalized genomic scaffold, bAquChr1.4 W_unloc_9, whole genome shotgun sequence DNA harbors:
- the LOC121233076 gene encoding reticulon-2-like, which translates to MGVSEAPWRPQGEPRGRPPPCPPPDPLLIPEPPPAPPDQSPSPPGADVLVWELLYWQAPGRSALALVGVLGTLGCLARFSAVSVGAYGALAVLGVTLPLRLHRAALQALRQHPPEHPCRAQPEGTVGLSPEEQQRWARRLAQHVTTATRTLTRLFLVHSLPESLKFAALFYLLTYVGAVCNGLTLLGAGIICAFTFPVLYRHHQAQIDQYVSLVRNHLSHLRARIQAKLPSAKVKL; encoded by the exons ATGGGGGTGTCCGAGGCACCCTGG cgcccgcagggggagccccgcggccgcccccccccgtgcccccccccggaccccctcCTAATCCCGGAGCCGCCCCCGGCGCCCCCCGACCAATCACCGAGCCCGCCGGGAGCCGATGTCCTGG TGTGGGAGCTGCTGTACTGGCAGGCACCGGGGCGGTCGGCGCTGGCGCTGGTGGGGGTGTTGGGCACCCTGGGGTGCCTGGCGCGGTTCAGCGCCGTCAGCGTGGGTGCCTACGGGGcgctggctgtgctgggtgtCACCCTGCCCCTGCGCCTGCACCGTGCCGCTCTGCAGGCCCTGCGCCAGCACCCACCTGAGCACCCCTGCCG GGCACAGCCGGAGGGGACCGTGGGGCTGAGCCCCGAGGAGCAGCAGCGCTGGGCCCGGCGCCTGGCCCAGCATGTCACCACTGCCACTCGCACCCTCACCCGCCTCTTCCTTGTCCACAGCCTCCCCGAGTCCCTCAAG tttgctGCCTTGTTCTACCTGCTGACCTACGTGGGGGCTGTCTGCAACGGGCTGACGCTGCTGGGAGCGG GCATCATCTGTGCATTTACCTTCCCTGTGCTCTACCGGCACCACCAG GCCCAGATTGACCAGTACGTGAGTCTGGTGAGGAACCACCTAAGTCACCTCCGAGCCAG GATCCAGGCCAAGCTCCCAAGTGCCAAAGTGAAGCTGTAG
- the LOC115338052 gene encoding vasodilator-stimulated phosphoprotein-like isoform X2, producing the protein MSETVLCTARAVVLLYDDTHKQWVAAGGGPQTLSCVQLYHHPGANAFRLVGRKMQPDQQVVLNCLLGRGLRYSQATPQFHQWREARRVWGLSFGAPREAALFATAVQRALRALEEGTLLSWPDPDGLALEEPEQQERQVLEEPERPVVAAGTQAVPTGGPPAAPWPPTASGAPPHPLAFCQPPGSRRPPLCRWRWVLLGGGPGGAPVLPLPSQGLNSGKSARMKRWARGAPLHPPRARVPGGGAGGGLMEEMSAMLARRRKATLQGDKPAPKKDEDVTSDEAEPGTRTSGQPAEPVRRPWEKASSMLPRMKSAVPAAPADTPGPADEPNLERIKQELLEEVRRELQKMKEEIIEAFVVELRKRSAP; encoded by the exons ATGAG TGAGACAGTGCTGTGCACTGCCCGGGCAGTGGTGCTGCTCTACGACGACACCCACAAGCAGTGGGTGGCAGCGGGTGGGGGTCCCCAGACCCTCAGCTGCGTCCAGCTCTACCACCACCCTGGTGCCAACGCCTTCCGCCTGGTTGGGCGCAAGATGCAGCCTGACCAGCAG GTGGTGCTGAACTGCCTGCTGGGACGGGGGCTGCGCTACAGCCAGGCCACCCCCCAGTTCCACCAGTGGCGGGAAGCTCGCCGGGTCTGGGGGCTCAGCTTTGGGGCCCCTCGCGAGGCCGCCCTCTTCGCCACTGCTGTCCAGCGGGCCCTGCGGGCACTGGAGGAGG GTACCCTGCTGTCCTGGCCGGACCCTGATGGTTTGGCTCTGGAGGAGcctgagcagcaggagag gcagGTGCTGGAGGAGCCCGAGCGTCCTGTGGTGGCTGCAG GCACCCAGGCTGTGCCCACTGGAggcccccccgctgccccctgGCCCCCCACCGCCTCCggggcccccccccaccccctggcCTTCTGCCAGCCACCGGGGTCCCGCCGGCCCCCCCTTTGCCGCTGGcggtgggtgctgctgggggggggcccggggggggctcCGGTTTTGCCGCTGCCATCGCAGGGGCTAAACTCAGGAAAGTCGGCAAG GATGAAGCGATGGGCGCGGGGggcccccctgcaccccccaaGGGCGAgggtgcccggggggggggccgggggggggttGATGGAGGAGATGAGTGCCATGCTGGCCCGAcg gAGGAAAGCCACCTTGCAGGGGGACAAGCCAGCGCCAAAGAAGGATGAGGATGTCACCAGT GACGAGGCGGAGCCGGGCACTAGGACCTCGGGGCAGCCTGCAG AGCCCGTGCGGAGGCCCTGGGAGAAGGCCAGCTCCATGCTGCCCAG AATGAAGTCGGCAGTCCCAGCTGCCCCCGCCGACACTCCCGGCCCCGCTGATGAGCCCAACCTGGAGCGAATCAAACAG gagctgctggaggaggtgcGGAGGGAGTTGCAGAAGATGAAGGAGGAGATCATcgaag CATTCGTGGTGGAGCTGCGGAAGCGGAGTGCGCCCTaa
- the LOC115338057 gene encoding optic atrophy 3 protein homolog, with protein sequence MVAGAFPLAKLLTLGARQLSRPLAARIKAGARASPFFRAYICLPPAQLYHWVEMRAKMRLMGFRGAAIKPLNEEAAAELGAELLGEAIVFGVGGLCLYLEYARQAGQARRREEEQAAALREVGERLERLREELDAMAARLPPGHAPTGFGNAPAGSSPAPSGGPAPGAEGGGAGHAPAGPGH encoded by the exons ATGGTGGCGGGCGCGTTCCCGCTGGCCAAGCTGCTGACGCTGGGCGCGCGCCAGCTGAGCCGCCCCCTGGCGGCCCGCATCAAGGCCGGGGCGCGCGCCAGCCCCTTCTTCCGCGCCTACATCTGCCTGCCGCCCGCTCAGC TGTATCACTGGGTGGAGATGCGCGCCAAGATGCGGCTGATGGGTTTCCGCGGCGCCGCCATCAAACCGCTGAACGAAGAAGCGGCGGCGGAGCTGGGAGCGGAGCTGCTGGGGGAAGCGATCGTGTTTGGCGTGGGAGGGCTCTGCCTCTACCTGGAGTACGCCCGGCAGGCGGGGCaggcgcggcggcgggaggaggagcaggCGGCGGCGCTGCGGGAGGTGGGGGAGCGGCTGGAGCGTCTGCGGGAGGAGCTGGACGCCATGGCAGCGCGCCTGCCGCCTGGACACGCCCCCACCGGCTTCGGTAACGCCCCCGCCGGTTCCAGCCCCGCGCCcagcggcggccccgcccccggaGCCGAGGGCGGTGGCGCAGGACACGCCCCCGCTGGACCCGGACATTAA
- the LOC115338052 gene encoding vasodilator-stimulated phosphoprotein-like isoform X1: MGHPWVQEALCVNSGHGVNVVHPWVLLRLWGNAKHGEALWGVHGCGRAQWATPGCGGLGAPLGVGLPPHACGCPQVVLNCLLGRGLRYSQATPQFHQWREARRVWGLSFGAPREAALFATAVQRALRALEEGTLLSWPDPDGLALEEPEQQERQVLEEPERPVVAAGTQAVPTGGPPAAPWPPTASGAPPHPLAFCQPPGSRRPPLCRWRWVLLGGGPGGAPVLPLPSQGLNSGKSARMKRWARGAPLHPPRARVPGGGAGGGLMEEMSAMLARRRKATLQGDKPAPKKDEDVTSDEAEPGTRTSGQPAEPVRRPWEKASSMLPRMKSAVPAAPADTPGPADEPNLERIKQELLEEVRRELQKMKEEIIEAFVVELRKRSAP; encoded by the exons atggggcacccatgggtgcaggAGGCTCTATGCGTCAACTCTGGGCATGGGGTGAACGTggtgcacccatgggtgctgttGAGACTATGGGGCAATGCAAAGCATGGGGAGGCTCTGTGGGGCGTCCATGGGTGTGGGAGGGCTCAGTGGGCCACCCCTGGGtgtggggggctgggggcaccccTGGGTGTGGGGCTGCCCCCCCATGCCTGCGGGTGCCCACAGGTGGTGCTGAACTGCCTGCTGGGACGGGGGCTGCGCTACAGCCAGGCCACCCCCCAGTTCCACCAGTGGCGGGAAGCTCGCCGGGTCTGGGGGCTCAGCTTTGGGGCCCCTCGCGAGGCCGCCCTCTTCGCCACTGCTGTCCAGCGGGCCCTGCGGGCACTGGAGGAGG GTACCCTGCTGTCCTGGCCGGACCCTGATGGTTTGGCTCTGGAGGAGcctgagcagcaggagag gcagGTGCTGGAGGAGCCCGAGCGTCCTGTGGTGGCTGCAG GCACCCAGGCTGTGCCCACTGGAggcccccccgctgccccctgGCCCCCCACCGCCTCCggggcccccccccaccccctggcCTTCTGCCAGCCACCGGGGTCCCGCCGGCCCCCCCTTTGCCGCTGGcggtgggtgctgctgggggggggcccggggggggctcCGGTTTTGCCGCTGCCATCGCAGGGGCTAAACTCAGGAAAGTCGGCAAG GATGAAGCGATGGGCGCGGGGggcccccctgcaccccccaaGGGCGAgggtgcccggggggggggccgggggggggttGATGGAGGAGATGAGTGCCATGCTGGCCCGAcg gAGGAAAGCCACCTTGCAGGGGGACAAGCCAGCGCCAAAGAAGGATGAGGATGTCACCAGT GACGAGGCGGAGCCGGGCACTAGGACCTCGGGGCAGCCTGCAG AGCCCGTGCGGAGGCCCTGGGAGAAGGCCAGCTCCATGCTGCCCAG AATGAAGTCGGCAGTCCCAGCTGCCCCCGCCGACACTCCCGGCCCCGCTGATGAGCCCAACCTGGAGCGAATCAAACAG gagctgctggaggaggtgcGGAGGGAGTTGCAGAAGATGAAGGAGGAGATCATcgaag CATTCGTGGTGGAGCTGCGGAAGCGGAGTGCGCCCTaa
- the LOC115338052 gene encoding vasodilator-stimulated phosphoprotein-like isoform X3: MGHPWVQEALCVNSGHGVNVVHPWVLLRLWGNAKHGEALWGVHGCGRAQWATPGCGGLGAPLGVGLPPHACGCPQVVLNCLLGRGLRYSQATPQFHQWREARRVWGLSFGAPREAALFATAVQRALRALEEGTLLSWPDPDGLALEEPEQQERQVLEEPERPVVAAGTQAVPTGGPPAAPWPPTASGAPPHPLAFCQPPGSRRPPLCRWRWVLLGGGPGGAPVLPLPSQGLNSGKSARRKATLQGDKPAPKKDEDVTSDEAEPGTRTSGQPAEPVRRPWEKASSMLPRMKSAVPAAPADTPGPADEPNLERIKQELLEEVRRELQKMKEEIIEAFVVELRKRSAP; the protein is encoded by the exons atggggcacccatgggtgcaggAGGCTCTATGCGTCAACTCTGGGCATGGGGTGAACGTggtgcacccatgggtgctgttGAGACTATGGGGCAATGCAAAGCATGGGGAGGCTCTGTGGGGCGTCCATGGGTGTGGGAGGGCTCAGTGGGCCACCCCTGGGtgtggggggctgggggcaccccTGGGTGTGGGGCTGCCCCCCCATGCCTGCGGGTGCCCACAGGTGGTGCTGAACTGCCTGCTGGGACGGGGGCTGCGCTACAGCCAGGCCACCCCCCAGTTCCACCAGTGGCGGGAAGCTCGCCGGGTCTGGGGGCTCAGCTTTGGGGCCCCTCGCGAGGCCGCCCTCTTCGCCACTGCTGTCCAGCGGGCCCTGCGGGCACTGGAGGAGG GTACCCTGCTGTCCTGGCCGGACCCTGATGGTTTGGCTCTGGAGGAGcctgagcagcaggagag gcagGTGCTGGAGGAGCCCGAGCGTCCTGTGGTGGCTGCAG GCACCCAGGCTGTGCCCACTGGAggcccccccgctgccccctgGCCCCCCACCGCCTCCggggcccccccccaccccctggcCTTCTGCCAGCCACCGGGGTCCCGCCGGCCCCCCCTTTGCCGCTGGcggtgggtgctgctgggggggggcccggggggggctcCGGTTTTGCCGCTGCCATCGCAGGGGCTAAACTCAGGAAAGTCGGCAAG gAGGAAAGCCACCTTGCAGGGGGACAAGCCAGCGCCAAAGAAGGATGAGGATGTCACCAGT GACGAGGCGGAGCCGGGCACTAGGACCTCGGGGCAGCCTGCAG AGCCCGTGCGGAGGCCCTGGGAGAAGGCCAGCTCCATGCTGCCCAG AATGAAGTCGGCAGTCCCAGCTGCCCCCGCCGACACTCCCGGCCCCGCTGATGAGCCCAACCTGGAGCGAATCAAACAG gagctgctggaggaggtgcGGAGGGAGTTGCAGAAGATGAAGGAGGAGATCATcgaag CATTCGTGGTGGAGCTGCGGAAGCGGAGTGCGCCCTaa
- the LOC115338058 gene encoding reticulon-2-like: MGQVLGFAHCKEAPSTASTTPDSTEGGNEESDFPELQAAPEPPEKEEEDEDGAVGGGPPRELTFSYIAFRAGGGANEPGPRCRRDSRRGRPPPPELGAPRGVPPGAGPPLGR, translated from the exons ATGGGGCAGGTCCTGGGCTTCGCTCACTGCA AAGAGGCTCCATCCACGGCCTCCACCACGCCGGACTCCACGGAGG GTGGCAACGAGGAGTCGGACTTCCccgagctgcaggcagcaccggAACCCCCcgagaaggaagaggaggatgaagacGGGGCGGTGGGAGGGGGACCCCCCCGGGAACTCACCTTCTCCTACATCGCCTTTagagcgggggggggagccAACGAGCCGGGACCCCGCTGTCGCCGAGACTCCCGTCGCGgacgcccccccccgcctgaGCTCGGGGCCCCCCGGGGGGTGCCCCCGGGGGCCGGACCCCCGCTTGGCCGCTAG